One Halorientalis litorea DNA segment encodes these proteins:
- a CDS encoding DUF5787 family protein yields MREFAFELALCAHLEAERDAVVARQLGTALHGSRVMDVVVVDPGPGFDRRAAITAETIPDPAIESDVGPGEARYWKPAFDIHPDRAESVVERAVDLGFFERERRGGRTYVRQTARYPEDWFGHLLGVENKPDLSRPGDLQRQLRTDVSLGLLDAVVVATESYVTGAHRNRIPDAVGIWRFDPDSGERDVVREPSPLPTDGPGIEVCEQTPARTDVEPVTAAEIRRHRRRVAERAYGKGWRTYDLPECTEARAESQFGSDGLPYCAWKDRFVDAASECGPDCPGYDPADPPAADFAAARDARQPWERDPEGVARRQAGLDRFS; encoded by the coding sequence GTGCGAGAGTTCGCGTTCGAGTTGGCACTGTGTGCCCACCTCGAAGCCGAGCGTGACGCCGTCGTCGCCCGGCAACTCGGGACTGCCCTCCACGGCAGTCGGGTGATGGACGTGGTCGTCGTCGACCCCGGCCCCGGCTTCGACCGCCGGGCCGCCATCACGGCCGAGACTATCCCCGACCCGGCCATCGAGAGCGACGTGGGGCCGGGCGAGGCCCGCTACTGGAAACCGGCCTTCGACATCCACCCGGACCGTGCCGAGTCGGTCGTCGAGCGAGCGGTCGACCTCGGGTTCTTCGAGCGCGAACGCCGCGGCGGCCGCACCTACGTCCGCCAGACGGCACGCTACCCCGAAGACTGGTTCGGCCACCTCCTCGGCGTCGAGAACAAGCCGGACCTCTCCCGGCCCGGCGACCTCCAGCGGCAACTCCGCACCGACGTGTCGCTCGGACTGCTCGACGCCGTGGTGGTCGCCACCGAGTCCTACGTCACGGGCGCGCACCGCAACCGCATCCCCGACGCGGTCGGCATCTGGCGGTTCGACCCAGACAGCGGGGAGCGCGACGTCGTCCGCGAGCCGTCGCCGCTCCCCACCGATGGTCCGGGTATCGAGGTGTGCGAGCAGACGCCGGCTCGAACCGACGTGGAACCGGTCACCGCCGCGGAGATACGCCGCCACCGCCGCCGCGTGGCCGAACGCGCCTACGGCAAGGGCTGGCGGACCTACGACCTCCCGGAGTGTACCGAGGCCCGCGCCGAGTCTCAGTTCGGGAGCGACGGACTGCCCTACTGTGCGTGGAAAGACCGGTTCGTGGACGCTGCCAGCGAGTGTGGGCCGGACTGCCCGGGGTACGACCCGGCCGACCCGCCTGCCGCCGACTTCGCGGCCGCCCGAGACGCGCGCCAACCGTGGGAACGCGACCCCGAGGGCGTCGCTCGGCGGCAGGCGGGACTGGACCGCTTCTCCTGA